A window of the Procambarus clarkii isolate CNS0578487 chromosome 79, FALCON_Pclarkii_2.0, whole genome shotgun sequence genome harbors these coding sequences:
- the LOC138357631 gene encoding serine/threonine-protein kinase Wnk-like: MALSVATSHQRNQLSGQPAIKETSYLASQPSKKPVIWPASHQRNQLSGQPAIKETSYLASQPSKKPVIWPASHQRNQLSGQPAIKETSYLASQPSKKPVIWPASHQRSQLSSQPAIKEASYLAIQPSKKPAIKETSYLASQPSKKPAIWPASHQRNQLSGQPAIKETSYLASQPSKKPAIWPASHQRSQLSGQPAIKEASYLASQPSKKPVIWPASHQRSQLSSQPAIKETSYLASQPSKKPVIWPASHQRSQLSSQPAIKETSYLASQSSKKPVIWPASHQRNQLSGQPAIKEASYLASQPSKKPVIWPASHQRNQLSGQPAIKETSYLASQPSKKPVIWPASHQRNQLPGQPAIKETSYLASQPSKKPVIWPASHQRNQLSGQPAIKETSYLPAIKEASYLASQPSKKPAIWPASHQRNQLSGQPAIKEASYLASQPSKKPVIWPASHQRNQLSGQPAIKETSYLASQPSKKPVIWPASHQRNQLSGQPAIKETSYLASQPSKKPVIWPASHQRNQLSGQPAIKETSYLASQPSKKPVIWPASHQRNQLSGQPAIKETSYLASQPSKKPVIWPASHQRSQLSSQPAIKEASYLAIQPSKKPAIKETSYLASQPSKKPAIWPASHQRNQLSGQPAIKETSYLASQPSKKPAIWPASHQRSQLSGQPAIKEASYLASQPSKKPAI; encoded by the exons ATGGCGCTCTCTgtggcca CCAGCCATCAAAGAAACCAGTTATCTGGCCAGCCAGCCATCAAAGAAACCAGTTATCTGGCGAGCCAGCCATCAAAGAAACCAGTTATCTGGCCAGCCAGCCATCAAAGAAACCAGTTATCTGGCCAGCCAGCCATCAAAGAAACCAGTTATCTGGCCAGCCAGCCATCAAAGAAACCAGTTATCTGGCCAGCCAGCCATCAAAGAAACCAGTTATCTGGCCAGCCAGCCATCAAAGAAACCAGTTATCTGGCCAGCCAGCCATCAAAGAAACCAGTTATCTGGCCAGCCAGCCATCAAAGAAGCCAGctatctagccagccagccatcaaAGAAGCCAGCTATCTGGCCATCCAGCCATCAAAGAAGCCAGCTATCAAAGAAACCAGTTATCTGGCCAGCCAGCCATCAAAGAAGCCAGCTATCTGGCCAGCCAGCCATCAAAGAAACCAGTTATCTGGCCAGCCAGCCATCAAAGAAACCAGTTATCTGGCCAGCCAGCCATCAAAGAAGCCAGCTATCTGGCCAGCCAGCCATCAAAGAAGCCAGCTATCTGGCCAGCCAGCCATCAAAGAAGCCAGctatctagccagccagccatcaaAGAAACCAGTTATCTGGCCAGCCAGCCATCAAAGAAGCCAGctatctagccagccagccatcaaAGAAACCAGCTATCTGGCCAGCCAGCCATCAAAGAAACCAGTTATCTGGCCAGCCAGCCATCAAAGAAGCCAGctatctagccagccagccatcaaAGAAACCAGTTATCTGGCCAGCCAGTCATCAAAGAAACCAGTTATCTGGCCAGCCAGCCATCAAAGAAACCAGTTATCTGGCCAGCCAGCCATCAAAGAAGCCAGTTATCTGGCCAGCCAGCCATCAAAGAAACCAGTTATCTGGCCAGCCAGCCATCAAAGAAACCAGTTATCTGGCCAGCCAGCCATCAAAGAAACCAGTTATCTGGCCAGCCAGCCATCAAAGAAACCAGTTATCTGGCCAGCCAGCCATCAAAGAAACCAGTTACCTGGCCAGCCAGCCATCAAAGAAACCAGTTATCTGGCCAGCCAGCCATCAAAGAAACCAGTTATCTGGCCAGCCAGCCATCAAAGAAACCAGTTATCTGGCCAGCCAGCCATCAAAGAAACCAGTTATCTG CCAGCCATCAAAGAAGCCAGctatctagccagccagccatcaaAGAAACCAGCTATCTGGCCAGCCAGCCATCAAAGAAACCAGTTATCTGGCCAGCCAGCCATCAAAGAAGCCAGctatctagccagccagccatcaaAGAAACCAGTTATCTGGCCAGCCAGTCATCAAAGAAACCAGTTATCTGGCCAGCCAGCCATCAAAGAAACCAGTTATCTGGCCAGCCAGCCATCAAAGAAGCCAGTTATCTGGCCAGCCAGCCATCAAAGAAACCAGTTATCTGGCCAGCCAGCCATCAAAGAAACCAGTTATCTGGCCAGCCAGCCATCAAAGAAACCAGTTATCTGGCCAGCCAGCCATCAAAGAAACCAGTTATCTGGCCAGCCAGCCATCAAAGAAACCAGTTACCTGGCCAGCCAGCCATCAAAGAAACCAGTTATCTGGCCAGCCAGCCATCAAAGAAACCAGTTATCTGGCCAGCCAGCCATCAAAGAAACCAGTTATCTGGCCAGCCAGCCATCAAAGAAACCAGTTATCTGGCCAGCCAGCCATCAAAGAAGCCAGctatctagccagccagccatcaaAGAAGCCAGCTATCTGGCCATCCAGCCATCAAAGAAGCCAGCTATCAAAGAAACCAGTTATCTGGCCAGCCAGCCATCAAAGAAGCCAGCTATCTGGCCAGCCAGCCATCAAAGAAACCAGTTATCTGGCCAGCCAGCCATCAAAGAAACCAGTTATCTGGCCAGCCAGCCATCAAAGAAGCCAGCTATCTGGCCAGCCAGCCATCAAAGAAGCCAGCTATCTGGCCAGCCAGCCATCAAAGAAGCCAGctatctagccagccagccatcaaagaagccagctatctag